The Couchioplanes caeruleus sequence ACACCGTGGGACTTCGCCCGGGACCTCACCTTCGTGCTCGACCGCATCGAGGACCTTGCGGCCGGCCGCAATCCCGACACGGCGGGCCGGCCGCTGCCGGCCGGCCTGAACGCCGCCCTCGACGCGCACCGCATCGGCATGTTCGGCTGGTCGAAAGGCGCCACGGCGACCGCTCTCGTGATGGCGGGGGACGAGCGGGTCAAGGCGGGGGTGAGCCTCGACGGCCCCATGCAGTCGCAACCACCGATAGGTGCCGAGCTGGATCGGCCGTTCATGCTGATGACTGCGGAGTACACCCGGGCGGCGGAACCGAGCGTCTCCCAGTTCTGGTCGAAGCTGCGCGGATGGCGACTCAACGTCCAGGCCGGCGGCGCGATCCACTCGTCGTACTGCGACCAGCAGTGGCTTCTCCCGCAACTGGCGAAGGTCATCGGACTACCCGACGAGAAGCTCACCGAATGGATCGGTGCCCTCGACCCGGGCAGGGCGGTGCGGATTCAGCAGGCGTACCCGCTGGCGTTCTTCGACCTTCACCTGCGAGGCCGGGGGTGCCTGCTCGACGGCCCGAACCCGGCCTTCCCCGAGGTGGTCTTCATCGCCTGACACGGCGTGCTCCCACGGATCACGTGCCGCCGGAGCGGTATCGGGTCATCTTGTCGCGGGCACCGCAGGCGCTCATGGAGCACCAGCGCCGCGTGCCCGCCCGCGACGTGTCGACGAAGAGCAGCGAACACTCGGCGTTGTCGCATTCGCGCAGTCGTGGCCCGGCGGCCCCGCCGATGACGTCCACGGCGTCGCGGGCCAGCAGAGCGAGCAGGGCCGGCGCGGTCACCCGGGCCGGCCGGGCGCAGAGTCCACTCGCCTCCGCGCACAGCTCGACCGCCGGCGGCGGCTTCGCCGCCCAGGCATTCACGGTGGCGACATCGTCCGGCGCCGGCCGGCACCGGCCCATCCGTGCCAGCATCAGCCGGTAGACGGCCTCGCGGAGCTCGCGGGCGTGGCGGAGGTCGGCCCGGGAGCAGCGCGGGTCGTTCCCGGTGAGCCCGGCCTCGGTGAACCACCGGCCCAGCGCGGCCGGTGCGGCGAGGCGCTCGAACCCGCCGTCCCGCCAGCGCTCGTCCACGGTGGCGGTGAAGTTCACCGACGGCCGGCCGCCGTGGAAACGAAATTTCACGGCGACTACGTTACCACTCTATGGGGTAACACAGATCACAGCTTCGTGTTACCTGTTCAACCGGTAGCGTGAGGGCGGCGCTCATTCGTCCCTGGAGGTGTCATGAGGTTCGCCGTCATCGGAGCGGGTGGTCTAGGCGGGTATCTCGGCGGCCGGCTCGCCGGCGCCGGCCACGACGTCACGCTGATCGCCCGGGGTTCCCATCTCGCGGCCCTGCGCGCCGCGGGGCTCACGGTGATCGGCGTCGACGGCGCGGCCACGGTCACGCCCGTCCGGGCCACGGACGACCCGACCGGCATCGGCGCCGTCGACGCCGTCCTGCTGGCGGTGAAGACCTGGCAGCTCGACGAGGCGCTCGCCGCGCTGCCGCCGCTCGCCGGCCCGGACACCGCCGTCATCACCGTGCAGAACGGCGTCGAGGCTCCGCACCGGGTCGCGCAGGCGGTCGGCCGGCACGCGGTCATGCCCGGCGTGGCCAAGGTGATCGCCATGCTCGCCGGGCCCGGCACGGTGCGCCACGCCGGCGGCCCGGGCGCGCTCGACCTCGCCGAATGGGACAACCGGCCGACCGGGCGGGCCGAGCGAATCCGCGAAGCGCTCGTCGGCGCCGGCATCACGACGACGCCTCCGGCCGACATCTGGGCCGACCTGTGGGCGAAGTTCCTGTTCGTGGTGCCCTCCGGCGGGCTCGGAGCGGTCACCGACGCGACCTTCGGGGTCCTTCGGCAACGGCCGGGCACGCGCCGGATCCTGCAAGCCGCGATGGCGGAGATCGAGGGACTCGCCCGTGCCCACGGCGTGGCGCTGCCGGCCGACATCGTGGCGAGAACCATGGCCTTCGTCGACCAGCAGCCGGCCGAGGGGACGACGTCGCTGCACCGCGACATCAAGGCCGGCCGCCGATCCGAGCTCGACGCCTGGACCGGCGCCGTCGTGCGGCTGGGTGCCCGCACCGGCACCCCGACGCCGGTGCACGACGTCATCCACGAAGTGCTCAGCCTGCGCGAAAGCGGGAGTGCCTCGGCGTAAGCGCCCCGATCGACAGCTTCGGCGGCGGCACGTTGAAGGCCATCTGACGCTCCGCCTACTCGAACGCCGAACACCGAGTTGTCGACACCATGAGCATGAGCCCCGCCAGGGAAACGCGCCGGATTGACGGCCATCCGACCGGAACGCTCACGCGTCGGCGGGCGAGAAGCTCACCCACTGATCGACGCAGCAGACCGGCCCGCTGGACGAACACCTCACGCCGTTCGTCAGCCTCACCGCCGGCGCCCACAACGTAGCCGACCAGCCAGACCCAGCCGGCGTACGTGACCCTCGGGTCGACACTGATGATGCGGAAACGCACCGACCGGCCGCCCGCGAACTGCACACTTGCCTGCGCAGTCAGGACCACCAGATCACCCGGTCTGGGCTCGCGCGGTTCGGCCAACTCCCGGGGACCGGTAGTCTGCCGAGTCACGAGATGCCGTGAGCCTTGCCGGTTTCCGGACCGTGCGTACCGCTCATCGCAAACGCCGATGCGCGCCGTGGTCCGGAGCGGGGGTCTGTTCGCTCTGCCAGGCGGCCAAGGCAGCTTTGACGCGATGATTCTCGGCGTACACGTCGGCCAGTTCGCGGTACAGCGACGCCATGTCATCCGCGACACGCGTGATGAAGCTCCGCATGTCGTTTGGATCACTCCGCGCCGGAGACCGCCGGCCGCTCGGAACCGGACGCCCAGAATGGCGTCGGGAGTCAATCGACCCCGACTGTGCGCCGGGTAGCTATTACTGGGCGCCGAATGCCGCGTCACATCTGCTCCCGAGCCAGCAGGTCCGGCAAGCCGCACGAGGCCAGGAAGCCGCGGACCGCGAGGAACCGGCCCACCCAAGGGCGCGGCCTAGATGCTGGCCGTGACGCCCTCACCAGCGCGCGTCGTGCGGCGTTGCGACGCAAGCCGCCGGCCGCGGCCCTCGCAGGACCGGTATTTCCCGATGACATGGGCATGTCCTGATGATGGTCCGCGGAGCGCCGTCAACCCATCACGAGCTGTAGTCCATCGAGGAGTAGATTGTATCCGTCGGCCGGATACGCATCCCTTGCGTTGCTATCCGGCACGCGGATAGGTGACCGCTCCGGCAGGTAGGGAGCCCACGTGAGCCCTCGGACCGCGACCGCGTTCAGCGTCCCCGCCCTGCTCTGGGAAACCGACGCCGTACTCGACGCCCTGGCGGCCCGCGACGTCGCCCAACTTTTCCGGCTCATCCAACGCGAGACCCGAGTCAGCCAAACCCACCTCGGCGTGGCCACTGGCCTCAGCCAGGCCCAGGTCAGCGAGATCATCGGCGGCGGCCGCAAGGTCAGCAGCGTCGACGTACTCACTCGCATCGCCGCCGGCCTCTGCATGCCCACCGACGCGCGGGTCACGCTGCTGTTGGGTGAACGGACCCAGACCGCCTCCCGCGAAAACAGCCACGCATCCGCACAGACACGCGAGCAGACCGACCAGATCTTGGCTGAGCAGTACTCCGACGTCGACGCGGTCTACCCGAGCCGGTCGGAGTTCACGTCCCGGATGCCGCCTCACGCCCTCTTCGACTGCGCCACGGACATCCGCGCCGCCGGGCTGTCCCTCAATCTCATCTGTCAGCAGTACGCGGACACGCAGCTGACCCAACTCGTCCGCGACGGCGCTCGGCTTCGGTTGCTCTTCCTAAACCCCGCGGGCAGGGGAATCCGCCAACGCGAGGAAGAAGAAGGCCACATCGCCGGGCACCTCGGCGCGCTTACGACCCTCAACCTGCAAGGCGTACTGAGGGTCCGCGACCGACTTCCCGTCGACTTGCGCGAGCGGATCGAGGTCGCCACGTACGACCAGACCATCCGCTTCAACATCACGATCATCGACCAGAGACTCTGCGTCGCCCAGCCATACCTACCTCACGTCCGAGGCGTCGAGTCTCCCACAATGGTGATCAAGAAGCGGTTGTCCACCGGCGGTCTCTACCCCGTCTTCGAGCGCGCCTTCGACGAGCTATGGGACGGTGGACAGCCTAGATGACCCACTACGCCGACCTTCTCCCCATCGCCCACCACGCCGTCGGTCTCGCCCACGGCATCATGACCACGATGCAACCCGGAGTCCTCACCGCCAAGGGCGACCGAGACATGGCCTCCGAGGTCGACTACGCCATCGAGGAGCAGGTCCGGGCCTTCCTCAGCCATAAGACGCCCGACGTCGGTTTCCTCGGTGAGGAGAACGGCACGAGCGGATCGACGAACGACCTGATGTGGGCGCTTGATCCGGTGGACGGCACGGTCAACTTCGTCCATGGCTCGCCACTGTGCGCCATATCGCTGGGCCTGATCGTCGGCAGCCGACCCGTACTTGGTGTCATCGATCTGCCCTTCCTCGGTGAGCGTTACTCCGCCGTGGAGGGCGCCGGAGCCGAGGCAGATGGCCGGCGGATCACTGTCAGCTCGGTGTCGAAGGTCTCCGAGGCTGTAGTGGCCGTCGGGGACTACGCCGTGGGCGACAGAGCCGCACAGAAGAACAGCGAGCGCTTCGCGATGACTGAACGGCTCACTGCGAAGGTCCAGCGGATCCGCATGCACGGATCCGCTGCCATTGACCTGGCCTGGCTGGCCGCCGGCCGGGTAGATGCCATCGCCATGCTGGCCAACAAACCCTGGGACACCGCAGCCGGAGTGATCATCGCCCGGGAAGCTGGAGCTCAGGTAGTCGACCGCGACGGCCTGCCCCATGACACGTGCGTCCAGTCGACCGTTGCCGCGCACCCCGCTCTGCTGCCCGCCGTTCTCAGCCTCGTCGCCGGCGCTTGACGCGGGTCACTCTTGGCGCTGCGTGCCCGTGGTCACTCATGGCCGTGCGGACGTCGATGGATGCCTTCGACGATGTGGCCGGCGACGGCATCGGGGCCCTGCGTTCCCGGACCTGAACCTCTGGATCTCAGCGGTCGCCTGGCGTTCCCGCCGCGGCCGTCCTGTGGTCGTATGCCTCGCGCGACGCGGCGATGGCCGCCCGGTGCCGGTCCGCCCAGTCGGTCAGCGTGACCAGGGAGTCGTAGAGCTCGCGCGCCATGTCCGTGGCGGTGTATTCGACCTTGGGGGGAACGGTCGGATACACCGTGCGGGTCAGCAGGCCGTCCCGTTCGAGGTTGCGCAGGGTCAGCGTCAGCATGCGCCGGCTGATCCCGGTGATCGCGCGTTCCAGCTCCGTGAAGCGCACCGGTGCCCGGCTCGCCTCGATGATCACGCCGATGCTCCACTTGCCACCGACGCGGTCGAGGACCTCGCGAACCGTGCAGGCCTTGGCATGCATGGCCTGGTCGGACACACAGGTGTTCCGCTGTGACATGAATGTGCCTCCTTACGCGCGGCCCAATGGTCACACATCATGACTGCTGTAACAAGTCGTATCCTTTTGGAGGCTCCTTCATGGCCATCACCGCACCCGCGGTCCGGCGTTCGCGATGGGCGGCGCTCGTCGTGCTCTGCGCCGGATTCCTCATGATCATTCTGGATCAGACCATCGTCACCGTGGCGCTGCCGTCGATCCAGGCGGACCTCGCCTTCGCGCCGGCGGATCTGACCTGGGTGGTCAACGCCTACCTGATCGCCTTCGGCGGCCTGCTGCTGCTGGCCGGCCGGCTCGGCGATCTCGTCGGGCGCCGGCGCGTCTTCCTGAGCGGCATCGCGGTGTTCGTGCTCGCCTCGCTGTGGTGCGGCCTGGCGACGGACCAGACCATGCTGATCATCGCCCGCTTCGTGCAGGGCGCCGGCGGTGCGGTCACCTCTGCCGTCATCCTGGGCATGATCGTCACGCTCTTTCCCGACCCCCGCGAGCTCGGCCGGGCGATCGGCGTCTACAGCTTCGTCGGCGCCGGCGGGGCGTCCGGAGGACTGCTGCTCGGCGGCGTCCTCACCGAGGCGCTGAGCTGGCACTGGATCTTCTTCGTCAACGTGCCGCTCGGCATCCTCGTCGCCGGAGCCGGCCTCCGGCTGCTGGAGGACGACCGGGGTCCCGGGCTGCGCCACGGCGCCGACGCGACCGGCGCGCTGCTCGTGACGGCGGCACTCATGATCGGCTCGTACGCGATCGTCAAGGCGACCGACCACGGCCTCGGGTCCGGGCACACGCTGGGCTTCGGAGCCCTGGCGCTCGCGCTTCTCGGTGCGTTCCTCGTCCGGCAGGCGACCGCGCGGACGCCGCTGCTGCCCTTGCGCCTGTTCCGGTCCCGCAGCCTCTCCGGCGGCAACCTCGTGCTCGGCCTGATGCTGGCGGGCATGTTCGCGCAGATGTTCCTGGGCGCGCTCTACCTGCAACTGGTGCTCGGTTACACCCCGGTGCGAATCGGACTGTCGTACCTGCCGGTCCCGGTGGCCATCGGCCTGCTCTCGGTGGGCGCTTCCGCACCGCTCAACGCCCGCTTCGGACCGCGGCGGGTCGCCGTGGCCGCTCTCGTGCTCATCGCCGCCGGGCTGACGCTGCTGGGCCGCGCCGGCGTCGGCGGCGACTACCTGACCGATGTCCTGCCCGCGCTGCTCTGCCTGGGCATCGGCGGCGGCCTCGCGTTTCCCGCACTCATCACGATCGCGATGTCGGGAGCGGAACCGGAGGACTCGGGCCTGGCTTCGGGCGTCAACAACACCGTGCAGCAGGTCGGTGGCGTGCTCGGCCTGGCGGTGCTCGCGACGATCGCCGCGACCCGCAGCGCCGACCTGATCGGTCGGGGCGCGGATCGCCTCACGGCGCTGGACGGCGGGTATGACGCCGGCTTCGCCGCGGCGACCGGCATCGTCCTCACCGCGGCGATTCTGGGAGTGGTGCTGCTCCCGCGCGACATCCCGCATTCACGAGCGCGGTAGCTGCCTCACCCGCGCTGCCTCCCGGGTGGGGTGGTCGGAGGTTCTCGACATCCGAGCCGCACGAATTCGGGAGCCGCGATACCTCGGAGCGGATAGACAGCGGTGCATAGAGTGGTGGGATGTCGAATGATCTGATGCTGTCTCGCCGGACGCTCCTGGGTGCCGCGGCGGCCGGCGGCGCGGCGGCGCTCGTCGGGGGCCGCCCGGCGAGCGCCGCCGCCAAGCCGCGGGCCGTGCGTGACCTGGAGGAGAAGATCCAGGCCGGCATGGCCGCGTACCGGATTCCGGGCGTGGCGTACGGCCTGCGGTTCCGCGGCGCCGACTATGTCGGCGGCTTCGGGGTGACCAACCTCGACGATCCCGCACCCGTCGACGCGGACACCGTCTTCCGGGTCGGCTCGACCAGCAAGACCTTCGTCGGCACCGCCGTCATGCGCCTGGTCGAGCGGGGCGGGCTGGACCTGCACCGTACGGTCCGCAGTTATCTGCCGGACTTCCGCACCGCCGACCCGGCCGCGTCCGCCCGGGTGACCGTGCGCGAGGCGCTCGACCACAGCGCCGGCTGGCTGGGCGACTTCTTCCTGGACACCGGCGAGGGCGAGGACGCGCTCGCCCGGTACGTGGCCGGGATGTCCCGCCTGCCGCAGTTGACCCCGCCGGGACGGGCGATGGCGTACAACAACGCCGCGCTGGGGCTGGCCGGGCGGCTGATCGAGGTCGCCACCGGGGAGACGTACGAGCGGGCCGTGCGGTCTCTCGTGCTCGACCCGCTGCACCTGCGGCACAGCGCGTTCACCCTGGACGAGCTGCCCGGCGTGCCGGTGGCCACGTCGCACGTGTACGACGGGAACGGCGAGCCCGTCGCGTACCCGGAGGGTTTCCGGATCTGGCGGAGTTTGAACCCGGCCGGCGGCCTGATCTCCAGCGCCCGCGACCAGCTCCGCTGGGCGAACTTCCACCTGGGCGACGGCGGCCGGCTGCTCACCCGGGAGTCGATGCGCCGGATGCAGTCGCGGCCCGGGCCGGGCGGAACGCTGTTCGTGGAGGTCGACGGCTTCGGCGTCACCTGGATGCTGCGGCCGACCGCCGAGGGACCGCTGGTGGTGCAGCACGGTGGCGACTGGACCGGGCAGCACTCCGGGTTCCTGATGGTGCCGGAGCGGGAGTTCGCGCTGACCGTGCTGACCAACGCGGAGACCGGCCCGGCCCTTCTGGCCGAATTGTTCGCCGATGACTGGGCGCTCTCCCGCTTCGCCGGTGTGCACAACCTCCGAGCGGTGCCGCGTCCGCTGAGCGCGTCGGCACTCGCGCCCTATGCGGGTACGTACACCGGCGAGCAGATCGGCCCGGACGGCACCACCGCCGTCCTCGCGCTCGACCTCGTCCCCGATGCGGGCCGGCTCAGCATCCGGTTCGACGGCGTCGAGGCCGGGCGGCTGGCGTTCTACCGCAGGGACTACGCGCTGGTGCTCGACCCGACCGGCGCGCCCGCGCACACCCGGGTCAACTTCCTGCGCGACGGCGGCAAGATCGCCTGGCTGCGCTTCGGTGGCCGGCTGCTCCGCCACGGACCGGCGTCGGCCGGATCGCGGAGACCCTTGCACCTGAACACACTGCCGTACTGAGTGGTGCGGCAGTGAAGGTTTCGTCACAGGGGTGACTGTGGACGGCCCCGGTGCCGACCGCTAGCATTGCGGCGTGCCCCGGATGGGCCGACACGATGGAGGCAGCGACTTCAGCCGCCGCTGAGCTGTGACGCGCGATGTGCGTCGCTCACCGGTCGGGCCTATCCGGATTCTCCTTCTCGTCCCGCCGCCGCAGTCTGCGCCGGGTGGGTGCGTGCTGCCCCGGCTCGTGGCCCGGACGATCTCCGGCGTTCTGGTGTCGCCTCCTTCGTCATCACCGACGACGAGAGGGACATATGACCACTGACACGACCACCGCAACGCCCAACGCCCGGCGCGACCACGCCTCCGGCGAACTCGACATCACCGCCTACCCCGCGCACGAGCGTTTCCGCGGCCCGCGGCCCGCGGTGCTGGTGCTG is a genomic window containing:
- a CDS encoding alpha/beta hydrolase family protein, producing MTNTTFIGGRGMTRRGMLAAALAAGAALPIGAARTAWAAPASRPARLTLPPPTGPYPVGTVPLHLVDTARPDPVAGPGRYRELMVSLWYPARDVGRHPLTPWMSAALLRELLTSAGLDPDAAAAPLTTGHERAPVRRTGGRLPVVVFSHGAHDHRSDTTIVVQELASHGYVVVTVDHTYDAFTEFPDGRLGVPLDDPALTPWDFARDLTFVLDRIEDLAAGRNPDTAGRPLPAGLNAALDAHRIGMFGWSKGATATALVMAGDERVKAGVSLDGPMQSQPPIGAELDRPFMLMTAEYTRAAEPSVSQFWSKLRGWRLNVQAGGAIHSSYCDQQWLLPQLAKVIGLPDEKLTEWIGALDPGRAVRIQQAYPLAFFDLHLRGRGCLLDGPNPAFPEVVFIA
- a CDS encoding CGNR zinc finger domain-containing protein, with protein sequence MKFRFHGGRPSVNFTATVDERWRDGGFERLAAPAALGRWFTEAGLTGNDPRCSRADLRHARELREAVYRLMLARMGRCRPAPDDVATVNAWAAKPPPAVELCAEASGLCARPARVTAPALLALLARDAVDVIGGAAGPRLRECDNAECSLLFVDTSRAGTRRWCSMSACGARDKMTRYRSGGT
- a CDS encoding 2-dehydropantoate 2-reductase; the encoded protein is MRFAVIGAGGLGGYLGGRLAGAGHDVTLIARGSHLAALRAAGLTVIGVDGAATVTPVRATDDPTGIGAVDAVLLAVKTWQLDEALAALPPLAGPDTAVITVQNGVEAPHRVAQAVGRHAVMPGVAKVIAMLAGPGTVRHAGGPGALDLAEWDNRPTGRAERIREALVGAGITTTPPADIWADLWAKFLFVVPSGGLGAVTDATFGVLRQRPGTRRILQAAMAEIEGLARAHGVALPADIVARTMAFVDQQPAEGTTSLHRDIKAGRRSELDAWTGAVVRLGARTGTPTPVHDVIHEVLSLRESGSASA
- a CDS encoding DUF5919 domain-containing protein → MSPRTATAFSVPALLWETDAVLDALAARDVAQLFRLIQRETRVSQTHLGVATGLSQAQVSEIIGGGRKVSSVDVLTRIAAGLCMPTDARVTLLLGERTQTASRENSHASAQTREQTDQILAEQYSDVDAVYPSRSEFTSRMPPHALFDCATDIRAAGLSLNLICQQYADTQLTQLVRDGARLRLLFLNPAGRGIRQREEEEGHIAGHLGALTTLNLQGVLRVRDRLPVDLRERIEVATYDQTIRFNITIIDQRLCVAQPYLPHVRGVESPTMVIKKRLSTGGLYPVFERAFDELWDGGQPR
- a CDS encoding inositol monophosphatase family protein, whose protein sequence is MTTMQPGVLTAKGDRDMASEVDYAIEEQVRAFLSHKTPDVGFLGEENGTSGSTNDLMWALDPVDGTVNFVHGSPLCAISLGLIVGSRPVLGVIDLPFLGERYSAVEGAGAEADGRRITVSSVSKVSEAVVAVGDYAVGDRAAQKNSERFAMTERLTAKVQRIRMHGSAAIDLAWLAAGRVDAIAMLANKPWDTAAGVIIAREAGAQVVDRDGLPHDTCVQSTVAAHPALLPAVLSLVAGA
- a CDS encoding winged helix-turn-helix transcriptional regulator, translated to MSQRNTCVSDQAMHAKACTVREVLDRVGGKWSIGVIIEASRAPVRFTELERAITGISRRMLTLTLRNLERDGLLTRTVYPTVPPKVEYTATDMARELYDSLVTLTDWADRHRAAIAASREAYDHRTAAAGTPGDR
- a CDS encoding MFS transporter, whose amino-acid sequence is MAITAPAVRRSRWAALVVLCAGFLMIILDQTIVTVALPSIQADLAFAPADLTWVVNAYLIAFGGLLLLAGRLGDLVGRRRVFLSGIAVFVLASLWCGLATDQTMLIIARFVQGAGGAVTSAVILGMIVTLFPDPRELGRAIGVYSFVGAGGASGGLLLGGVLTEALSWHWIFFVNVPLGILVAGAGLRLLEDDRGPGLRHGADATGALLVTAALMIGSYAIVKATDHGLGSGHTLGFGALALALLGAFLVRQATARTPLLPLRLFRSRSLSGGNLVLGLMLAGMFAQMFLGALYLQLVLGYTPVRIGLSYLPVPVAIGLLSVGASAPLNARFGPRRVAVAALVLIAAGLTLLGRAGVGGDYLTDVLPALLCLGIGGGLAFPALITIAMSGAEPEDSGLASGVNNTVQQVGGVLGLAVLATIAATRSADLIGRGADRLTALDGGYDAGFAAATGIVLTAAILGVVLLPRDIPHSRAR
- a CDS encoding serine hydrolase domain-containing protein, which codes for MSNDLMLSRRTLLGAAAAGGAAALVGGRPASAAAKPRAVRDLEEKIQAGMAAYRIPGVAYGLRFRGADYVGGFGVTNLDDPAPVDADTVFRVGSTSKTFVGTAVMRLVERGGLDLHRTVRSYLPDFRTADPAASARVTVREALDHSAGWLGDFFLDTGEGEDALARYVAGMSRLPQLTPPGRAMAYNNAALGLAGRLIEVATGETYERAVRSLVLDPLHLRHSAFTLDELPGVPVATSHVYDGNGEPVAYPEGFRIWRSLNPAGGLISSARDQLRWANFHLGDGGRLLTRESMRRMQSRPGPGGTLFVEVDGFGVTWMLRPTAEGPLVVQHGGDWTGQHSGFLMVPEREFALTVLTNAETGPALLAELFADDWALSRFAGVHNLRAVPRPLSASALAPYAGTYTGEQIGPDGTTAVLALDLVPDAGRLSIRFDGVEAGRLAFYRRDYALVLDPTGAPAHTRVNFLRDGGKIAWLRFGGRLLRHGPASAGSRRPLHLNTLPY